A region from the Salidesulfovibrio onnuriiensis genome encodes:
- a CDS encoding methyl-accepting chemotaxis protein: protein MTLRAKLILGFGVLLVLMVVVAVFGLVSENTAVNGYEGLIDKELAIRRQAYGIDSFMLQCRRNEKDFLLQKDEKYLGAFNGNLDGLKSANDKAAGLAGEIGAKDIAAVCARIREAAGQYGAAFGQVVESWKARGLDHESGLQGAFRKAVHKIEPAVDEIVKMAGEKAQASADATRESADAMGALSLTLAGVAVVLGIAIVFFIVRSVLRQLGVDPAVLADVANRIAAGKLGVRFEDDLAPGSVYEAMKTMSEQLQRVIAEVLEAVENVASGSEELSASAESLAQGANQQSTSVQAVSQSVAQMASSIGTTSENAQQTETIANKASANAGETGKAVVGTVRAMQEIAEKISVVEEIARQTNLLALNAAIEAARAGEQGKGFAVVAAEVRKLAERSGTAAAEISELSSNSVEVAVKAGEMLEAMVPDINHTAELVQEINSASAEQSTGVDQINESILNLDNVVQQNASMSEEVASTSEELSGQSQQLQQTMSYFDLTGVDRHVPRAALPAAPAEDAPDDEFDRY, encoded by the coding sequence ATGACGCTGCGCGCAAAACTCATTCTCGGTTTCGGGGTCCTGCTGGTCCTCATGGTCGTGGTCGCCGTGTTCGGGTTGGTTTCCGAGAACACGGCCGTCAACGGCTACGAAGGCCTCATTGACAAGGAACTGGCCATCCGCAGGCAGGCCTACGGCATCGATTCCTTCATGCTGCAGTGCCGCCGCAACGAAAAGGACTTCCTGCTGCAAAAGGACGAGAAGTACCTGGGCGCGTTCAACGGCAACCTCGACGGTCTCAAGTCCGCGAACGATAAGGCGGCCGGGCTGGCCGGGGAGATCGGCGCCAAGGATATCGCGGCCGTTTGCGCCCGTATCCGGGAGGCCGCTGGCCAGTATGGCGCCGCTTTCGGGCAGGTGGTGGAAAGCTGGAAGGCGCGCGGCCTGGATCACGAATCCGGGCTGCAGGGGGCGTTCCGCAAGGCCGTGCACAAGATCGAACCCGCCGTGGACGAAATCGTCAAGATGGCCGGCGAAAAGGCGCAGGCCAGCGCCGATGCGACCCGTGAAAGCGCCGATGCCATGGGGGCTTTGTCCCTGACGCTGGCGGGCGTGGCCGTCGTTCTCGGCATTGCCATCGTCTTTTTCATCGTGCGTTCCGTCCTGCGTCAGCTCGGGGTGGATCCCGCCGTGCTCGCGGACGTGGCCAACCGGATCGCCGCCGGGAAGCTGGGTGTGCGTTTCGAAGACGACCTGGCCCCGGGAAGCGTGTACGAAGCCATGAAGACCATGTCCGAACAGTTGCAGCGGGTCATTGCCGAGGTGCTGGAGGCCGTGGAAAACGTGGCCTCGGGCAGCGAGGAGCTCTCGGCCTCCGCGGAATCCCTGGCCCAGGGGGCGAACCAGCAATCCACCTCGGTTCAGGCCGTTTCCCAGAGCGTGGCCCAGATGGCTTCCAGCATCGGCACCACCAGCGAGAACGCGCAGCAGACCGAAACCATTGCCAACAAGGCCAGCGCCAATGCCGGGGAAACCGGCAAGGCCGTGGTCGGCACGGTGCGGGCCATGCAGGAGATCGCCGAAAAGATCTCGGTGGTGGAGGAGATCGCCCGCCAGACCAACCTGCTGGCCCTGAACGCCGCCATCGAAGCGGCCCGCGCAGGGGAGCAGGGCAAGGGCTTCGCCGTGGTCGCCGCGGAAGTACGCAAGCTGGCCGAGCGCAGCGGGACCGCCGCAGCCGAGATCAGCGAGCTTTCATCCAACAGCGTTGAGGTGGCGGTGAAGGCCGGGGAAATGCTGGAGGCCATGGTTCCGGACATCAACCATACCGCCGAGCTGGTGCAGGAGATCAATTCGGCCAGCGCCGAGCAGAGTACGGGCGTGGATCAGATCAACGAAAGCATTCTCAATCTCGACAACGTGGTGCAGCAGAACGCGTCCATGTCCGAGGAGGTTGCCAGCACGTCCGAAGAGCTTTCGGGCCAGTCCCAGCAGCTGCAGCAGACCATGTCCTACTTCGACCTGACCGGGGTGGACAGGCATGTTCCGCGGGCGGCGCTCCCCGCCGCGCCTGCCGAGGATGCGCCGGACGATGAGTTCGACCGTTACTGA
- the ruvX gene encoding Holliday junction resolvase RuvX yields the protein MRALGIDFGIRRVGLAVSDPTGMLCSPYKTIERTTRQALFDELLEIIHNESVEVVVVGLPLSLEGEDTETTRQARNFAQSLGRRTDVPIHLWDERLSSAEAELELEMAGVFGKKRKQALDSQAAVIILRSWLENAHSS from the coding sequence ATGCGGGCACTCGGCATAGATTTCGGTATCAGGCGCGTGGGCCTGGCGGTCAGCGACCCCACGGGTATGCTCTGTTCGCCGTACAAGACCATCGAGCGCACCACGCGCCAGGCTCTCTTTGACGAACTCCTGGAAATCATTCACAATGAATCCGTGGAAGTCGTTGTGGTGGGCCTGCCCCTCTCCCTGGAGGGCGAGGACACCGAGACCACCCGGCAGGCGCGCAACTTCGCCCAAAGCCTGGGCCGCCGAACCGACGTGCCCATCCACCTCTGGGACGAACGCCTTTCCTCGGCCGAAGCAGAGCTGGAGCTCGAAATGGCCGGGGTGTTCGGCAAAAAACGCAAACAGGCCCTGGACAGCCAGGCAGCCGTCATCATCCTTCGCTCATGGCTCGAAAACGCACACTCCTCATAA
- a CDS encoding pyridoxal-phosphate-dependent aminotransferase family protein, protein MKTSDFADLKMFITGPTMIRKEVRQAGALPEFGHRDKENDKRCVSIFRNLRKIAGVPEGYEVFLINGSGSTCMEASIRSLVRDDETVLNISVGAFGDLYHNISKNNGKQAEMLRFDNGSAVELCRVREALERVRPAVVTVTHNETSTGVLNNITAVCELARKHGALPLVDGVSIFGGMDLDLPQARPAMYCTATQKCLALPAGFGIGFVAKEALDKAETVPVRGHTSDIIRQVGKARSLQSLTTPNTTLLNQMAVQLDYIVNEEGIENRFARHAKMQAMVENWVRKQDGFELFAQEGYRSPVMTAVRVPEGISFAVLKDVLKERMRERGYLFDPGYGKLNKEMEAAGERPIFRIGHMGDITPDMVEEYLEELGEELGRL, encoded by the coding sequence ATGAAGACTTCCGATTTCGCAGATCTCAAAATGTTCATCACCGGCCCGACCATGATCCGCAAGGAAGTGCGCCAGGCAGGCGCGCTGCCCGAGTTCGGGCACCGGGACAAGGAGAACGACAAGCGCTGCGTTTCCATATTCCGGAACCTGAGGAAGATCGCCGGAGTGCCGGAAGGCTACGAGGTCTTTCTTATCAACGGATCGGGATCCACCTGCATGGAGGCCTCCATCCGCTCCCTGGTGCGCGACGACGAGACCGTGCTCAACATCTCGGTGGGCGCCTTCGGGGATCTTTACCACAATATCAGCAAGAACAACGGCAAGCAGGCCGAGATGCTGCGCTTTGACAACGGCAGCGCCGTGGAACTCTGCCGCGTGCGCGAGGCCCTGGAACGGGTCCGGCCCGCCGTGGTCACCGTGACCCACAACGAGACCAGCACCGGCGTGCTGAACAACATCACGGCCGTGTGCGAGCTGGCCCGCAAGCACGGGGCGCTGCCCCTGGTGGACGGGGTGTCCATCTTCGGGGGCATGGACCTGGACCTGCCCCAGGCCCGGCCCGCCATGTACTGCACGGCCACCCAGAAGTGCCTGGCCCTGCCCGCCGGTTTCGGCATCGGCTTCGTTGCCAAGGAGGCCCTGGACAAGGCCGAGACCGTGCCCGTGCGTGGCCATACCTCGGACATCATCCGCCAGGTCGGCAAGGCGCGTTCGCTCCAGTCCCTGACCACGCCCAACACCACGCTGCTCAACCAGATGGCCGTGCAGCTGGACTACATCGTCAACGAGGAGGGCATCGAGAACCGTTTTGCCCGCCACGCCAAGATGCAGGCCATGGTGGAAAACTGGGTGAGGAAGCAGGACGGGTTTGAGCTTTTTGCCCAGGAAGGGTACCGCAGCCCGGTAATGACGGCGGTGCGCGTGCCCGAGGGGATCTCCTTTGCAGTGCTCAAGGACGTGCTCAAGGAGCGCATGCGCGAGCGCGGCTACCTTTTCGACCCGGGCTACGGCAAGCTGAATAAGGAAATGGAGGCGGCGGGCGAGCGGCCCATCTTCCGTATCGGCCACATGGGCGACATCACGCCCGACATGGTCGAGGAGTATCTCGAGGAATTGGGCGAGGAGCTGGGGAGGTTGTAA
- a CDS encoding glycosyltransferase family 39 protein → MRIVWGIAALAFVFRCVYVLSLGPELRLPDEGRFWCFASNLAEHFTYNCGGLFAHDMPLTAAFAALCIKIFGPSPVPVRIGFTLFSALTVVLVARLAQVYSGSRLAGILAALWAAAYPFFIFYTGLLLSETLFLFFTTLLFLLFAQGAKKTVHTGVVAGVSHFVRPTLMYFLPVAWCWQLVTGRSSLFRVLAASAIFILVVAGWGLRNYCFSGHFLVATHGSGQALWEGNNPWNTTGGVSEPHWEYLRDMPPGLDVVEQDAWKKKQAIAHIKEKPRHFFKLAWSKFLRFWHLWPNAEKYGSAKYKWASLLSFGPVLLLSLFSPWVLRDRWKLMGLPWLFIFYYTALHMVTMGSIRYRLPLEPLLIALAAGVAARLVENKRFSAGRPE, encoded by the coding sequence ATGAGGATTGTCTGGGGCATTGCGGCTCTGGCGTTTGTATTTCGCTGTGTTTACGTGCTTTCCCTCGGGCCGGAACTGCGGCTTCCGGATGAGGGCCGTTTTTGGTGTTTCGCCTCCAACCTGGCCGAGCATTTCACCTACAACTGCGGCGGACTGTTTGCACACGACATGCCCTTGACCGCCGCGTTTGCCGCCCTGTGCATCAAGATTTTCGGCCCCTCTCCTGTTCCCGTGCGCATTGGGTTTACCCTGTTTTCGGCGCTGACCGTGGTGCTTGTGGCCCGGCTGGCCCAAGTGTATTCCGGGTCGCGGCTGGCGGGTATCCTTGCCGCGTTGTGGGCCGCAGCATATCCTTTTTTTATTTTTTACACCGGGTTGCTGCTTTCCGAAACCCTGTTTCTCTTCTTCACGACTCTTCTCTTTTTGCTTTTTGCGCAAGGGGCGAAAAAGACCGTTCATACGGGAGTCGTCGCAGGCGTCAGCCATTTTGTGCGGCCCACGTTGATGTATTTTCTTCCCGTGGCGTGGTGCTGGCAGCTTGTCACGGGCAGGAGTTCCCTTTTCCGCGTGCTTGCGGCCTCGGCCATCTTCATTCTTGTCGTGGCCGGGTGGGGCTTGAGAAATTATTGCTTTTCCGGCCATTTCCTTGTGGCCACCCATGGCTCGGGGCAGGCCCTGTGGGAGGGGAACAATCCCTGGAACACCACGGGCGGCGTGTCCGAACCCCATTGGGAGTATCTCCGGGACATGCCTCCGGGGCTCGATGTGGTTGAGCAGGATGCGTGGAAAAAGAAACAGGCGATTGCTCATATCAAGGAAAAACCAAGACATTTTTTCAAACTGGCCTGGAGCAAGTTCTTGCGCTTTTGGCATCTCTGGCCCAATGCCGAAAAGTATGGCTCTGCCAAGTACAAGTGGGCCTCGCTCCTGAGCTTCGGGCCAGTGTTGCTGCTGAGCCTGTTCAGCCCGTGGGTTCTGCGTGACCGCTGGAAGCTCATGGGCCTCCCATGGCTGTTCATCTTCTATTACACGGCCCTGCATATGGTCACCATGGGCTCCATCCGCTACCGCCTGCCGTTGGAACCGCTGCTTATTGCTCTTGCAGCGGGCGTCGCGGCCCGGCTGGTCGAAAACAAAAGGTTTTCCGCCGGGCGACCGGAGTAG
- a CDS encoding FAD-binding and (Fe-S)-binding domain-containing protein, protein MAQLGPHISISDEQLMSRAFGMVDLEQFAHWPEAVRKLATNLAAELFLVRYNPFIDPELVRKSVERRLNMSKPLMSGEYPKILSAAIREFWRSFDEDTAFRKQLVERLRGFMDEANIGDEPNSIIESATDATDLRMELPMLVLFPTSEEHIRGIVKLANEMNFGIIPRGGGTGLTGGAIPARQRCVILSMSRFKEILDIDPQNKTLTAQTGVLTLNAIKAAADKGLLFTIDPASKAGSSLGGNLSENAGGPFCFEYGTTIDNILRYRMVVPNGDIIEVRRRNHPRHKIFPGEEAIFDIFDEKGALLRSVSLRDDEVRAHGLGKDVSNKFLGGLPGVQKEGVDGIFTEATFVCHDTLEHSRVLCLEFFGRTMHNAMLVIKDVVGLRDTIREQGDLVKISALEEFGPKYVQAIEYKTKSEQYEGDPISVIILQLDSDHEEALDEAAQTIVSLAENYEDTDIFMARDEKEAELFWEDRHKLSAIAKRTSGFKVNEDIVIPLNVVPEFSDFLEDMNLIYLAKIYRKTLAKIAELPGVDPEDPDLLEARHRVRNILSGEITFRDISDQEQEGQCRMLMAKLRDTYPKRDREIKALWEEMQAKRVILASHMHAGDGNCHVNLPVNSNDPEMLASAYEAADEVFRKVKELKGEVSGEHGIGITKIAHLSEEKIKALVAFKAQVDPKNILNPGKLTSRELPSQPFTFSFNRLIKALEQTALKDKEELMQLLRNIQTCTRCGKCKQVCPMYFPQKGLMFHPRNKNISLGALIEAIYYSQIQTGEPAHELMARLRDLMDHCTACGKCTAVCPVKINSAGAALAMRAFLDYKGKSGHRLKKVVLENLAKDPSSRLPGTAKALSVGQTLANRGAGLIPARWRRQLKSPMFKPGPHIDFRNLAEGLELEKGSVFKVPGADPEDTVLYFPGCGAGLFSRDIGMGAVYLLLKAGVNVVLPHKHLCCGYPLLASGCEEAYKTNRHRNVQDLLDVLVMTGKAGLKATTLLTSCGTCRESLESYDFSQELVDPMGHQDIMQFLLGRLGPTDCPDEILYHAACHAEWVDAPKNKAPELYRSALSEMTGARVDLSPGCCGESGLGAITTPDIYNRLRSRKETQLAQDLGNDRQRPVVVGCPSCKMGIQRSLMEIKRHNPVLHTAEYLAQCVGGPKWKKELTALLQKVERRGM, encoded by the coding sequence ATGGCACAGCTTGGCCCCCATATTTCGATTTCCGACGAACAACTCATGTCCCGCGCCTTCGGCATGGTGGACCTGGAACAATTCGCCCACTGGCCCGAGGCGGTCCGCAAGCTGGCAACCAACCTGGCGGCCGAACTCTTCCTGGTGCGCTACAATCCGTTCATCGACCCGGAACTGGTGCGCAAAAGCGTGGAACGCCGCCTGAACATGTCCAAGCCGCTCATGTCCGGGGAATACCCCAAGATCCTTTCCGCAGCCATCCGCGAATTCTGGCGCAGCTTCGACGAGGACACGGCCTTCCGCAAGCAACTGGTGGAACGGCTGCGCGGTTTCATGGACGAGGCCAACATCGGGGACGAGCCCAACAGCATCATCGAATCGGCCACGGACGCCACCGACCTGCGCATGGAACTGCCCATGCTGGTGCTCTTCCCCACCAGCGAGGAGCATATCCGGGGCATCGTCAAGCTGGCCAATGAAATGAATTTCGGCATCATCCCACGCGGCGGCGGCACCGGGCTCACGGGCGGGGCCATCCCGGCCCGGCAGCGCTGCGTGATCCTTTCCATGAGCCGGTTCAAGGAAATCCTGGACATCGACCCGCAGAACAAGACCCTCACGGCCCAGACCGGGGTGCTGACGCTCAACGCCATCAAGGCCGCGGCGGACAAGGGCCTGCTGTTCACCATCGACCCGGCCTCCAAGGCCGGATCCAGCCTGGGCGGCAACCTCTCGGAAAACGCGGGCGGCCCGTTCTGCTTCGAATACGGCACCACCATCGACAACATCCTGCGCTACCGCATGGTGGTCCCCAACGGCGACATCATCGAGGTGCGACGCCGCAACCACCCGCGCCACAAGATCTTCCCGGGCGAGGAAGCGATCTTCGACATCTTCGACGAAAAGGGCGCGCTGCTGCGCTCCGTGAGCCTGCGCGACGACGAGGTGCGGGCCCACGGCCTGGGCAAGGACGTTTCCAACAAGTTCCTGGGCGGCCTGCCCGGGGTGCAGAAGGAAGGCGTGGACGGCATATTCACCGAGGCCACCTTCGTCTGCCACGACACGCTCGAACACTCGCGGGTGCTCTGCCTGGAATTCTTCGGCCGCACCATGCACAACGCCATGCTGGTCATCAAGGACGTGGTGGGCCTGCGCGACACCATCCGCGAGCAGGGCGACCTGGTGAAGATCTCGGCCCTGGAGGAATTCGGGCCCAAGTACGTGCAGGCCATCGAATACAAGACCAAGTCCGAACAGTACGAGGGCGACCCCATCTCGGTGATCATCCTCCAGCTCGACTCGGACCACGAGGAGGCCCTGGACGAGGCGGCCCAGACCATTGTCTCCCTGGCGGAGAACTACGAGGACACGGATATCTTCATGGCCCGGGACGAAAAGGAGGCCGAGCTGTTCTGGGAGGACCGGCACAAGCTTTCGGCCATCGCCAAGCGCACCTCGGGATTCAAGGTCAACGAGGACATCGTCATCCCCCTGAACGTGGTGCCCGAGTTCTCGGATTTCCTGGAGGACATGAACCTCATCTACCTGGCCAAAATCTACCGCAAGACCCTGGCCAAGATCGCGGAACTGCCGGGGGTGGACCCCGAGGACCCGGATCTGCTGGAGGCCCGCCACCGGGTGCGCAACATCCTGAGCGGCGAGATCACCTTCCGCGACATCTCGGATCAGGAGCAGGAGGGCCAGTGCCGCATGCTCATGGCCAAGCTGCGCGACACCTACCCCAAGCGGGACCGGGAGATAAAGGCGCTCTGGGAGGAAATGCAGGCCAAGCGGGTCATTCTGGCCTCGCACATGCACGCGGGCGACGGCAACTGCCACGTGAACCTGCCCGTGAACTCCAACGACCCGGAAATGCTCGCCTCGGCCTATGAGGCGGCCGATGAGGTCTTCCGCAAGGTCAAGGAGCTCAAGGGCGAGGTCTCGGGCGAGCACGGCATCGGCATCACCAAGATCGCCCACCTTTCCGAGGAAAAGATCAAGGCCCTTGTGGCGTTCAAGGCCCAGGTGGACCCGAAGAACATCCTCAACCCGGGCAAACTCACCAGCCGAGAACTGCCCAGCCAGCCCTTCACCTTTTCCTTCAACCGGCTCATCAAGGCCCTGGAGCAGACCGCGCTCAAGGACAAGGAAGAGCTCATGCAGCTCTTGCGCAACATCCAGACCTGCACGCGCTGCGGCAAGTGCAAGCAGGTCTGCCCCATGTATTTCCCGCAAAAGGGGCTCATGTTCCACCCGCGCAACAAGAACATCAGCCTGGGCGCGCTCATCGAGGCCATCTACTATTCGCAGATCCAGACCGGCGAGCCCGCCCACGAGCTCATGGCCAGGCTGCGCGACCTCATGGACCACTGCACGGCCTGCGGCAAGTGCACGGCCGTGTGCCCGGTGAAGATCAACTCCGCGGGCGCGGCCCTGGCCATGCGCGCCTTCCTGGACTACAAGGGCAAGTCCGGGCACCGGCTCAAGAAGGTGGTGCTGGAAAACCTGGCCAAGGATCCCTCAAGCCGCCTGCCGGGCACGGCCAAGGCGCTCTCCGTTGGCCAGACCCTGGCCAACCGGGGCGCGGGCCTGATCCCGGCGCGCTGGCGCAGGCAGCTCAAGAGCCCCATGTTCAAGCCGGGACCGCACATCGACTTCCGCAACCTGGCCGAAGGCCTGGAGCTGGAAAAAGGTTCGGTGTTCAAGGTTCCGGGAGCCGATCCCGAGGACACTGTGCTCTACTTCCCGGGCTGCGGCGCTGGGCTCTTTTCCCGCGACATAGGCATGGGCGCGGTCTATCTGCTGCTCAAGGCGGGCGTGAACGTGGTCCTGCCCCACAAGCACCTGTGCTGCGGCTATCCCCTGCTGGCCAGCGGCTGCGAGGAGGCTTACAAGACCAACCGCCACCGCAACGTGCAGGACCTGCTCGACGTGCTGGTCATGACCGGCAAGGCCGGGCTCAAGGCCACCACCCTGCTGACCTCCTGCGGCACCTGCCGCGAATCCCTGGAGTCCTACGACTTTTCCCAGGAGCTGGTGGACCCCATGGGACACCAGGATATTATGCAGTTCCTGCTTGGGCGGCTCGGACCGACCGATTGCCCGGACGAGATCCTCTACCACGCGGCCTGCCACGCCGAGTGGGTGGACGCGCCCAAGAACAAAGCCCCGGAACTCTACCGCAGCGCCCTGTCCGAAATGACCGGCGCGCGGGTGGACCTCTCGCCCGGCTGCTGCGGGGAATCCGGCCTGGGGGCCATCACCACGCCGGACATCTACAACCGCCTCCGGTCCCGGAAGGAAACCCAGCTCGCCCAGGACCTGGGCAACGACAGGCAGCGCCCCGTGGTGGTGGGCTGCCCGTCCTGCAAGATGGGCATCCAGCGCAGCCTCATGGAGATCAAGCGCCACAACCCGGTGCTGCACACTGCGGAGTACCTGGCCCAGTGCGTGGGCGGTCCCAAGTGGAAAAAGGAGCTGACGGCCCTGCTCCAGAAAGTGGAACGCAGGGGGATGTAG
- a CDS encoding RsiV family protein, whose protein sequence is MRTLISTFILGLVLTASASAAPSLPPCVASVIHIQEDTFEAGIRATYPAVMDARINRTVRTWVQNSLHEFKATIAGSRDNPGHWKYMLDIGPSLSGIKGKLLGIRFQTMYFTGGAHPNHFVTTFNFDLETGEDVRLDGLFTDVPAALEIIAEDTRAQILPNLGDHVDETWFRDGTEPTRENYQFFTCAPEGLTFYFPPYHLAAYVFGQQQATVGWEKLAPLLAPKAARWFPAHQ, encoded by the coding sequence ATGCGAACCCTCATCAGCACATTCATTCTCGGTCTTGTCCTGACGGCCAGCGCCTCGGCCGCCCCTTCCCTGCCCCCGTGCGTGGCCAGCGTCATCCACATCCAGGAAGACACCTTCGAGGCCGGAATCAGAGCAACCTACCCGGCGGTAATGGACGCGCGCATCAACAGGACCGTGCGGACCTGGGTCCAGAACTCCCTGCACGAGTTCAAGGCCACCATCGCGGGAAGCAGGGACAACCCCGGGCACTGGAAATACATGCTCGACATCGGGCCGTCCCTTTCCGGCATCAAGGGGAAGCTGCTGGGGATCAGATTCCAGACCATGTACTTCACGGGCGGGGCGCACCCCAACCACTTCGTGACCACCTTCAATTTCGATCTGGAAACGGGCGAGGATGTGAGGCTGGACGGATTGTTTACGGACGTACCCGCTGCCTTGGAAATCATAGCCGAGGACACCCGTGCGCAGATCCTGCCCAACCTGGGGGACCATGTGGATGAAACGTGGTTCCGGGACGGCACCGAGCCCACCCGGGAAAACTACCAGTTCTTCACCTGCGCTCCCGAGGGCCTGACCTTCTACTTCCCGCCCTACCATCTGGCCGCCTACGTCTTCGGGCAGCAGCAGGCCACGGTGGGTTGGGAAAAGCTTGCACCGCTGCTGGCCCCGAAGGCGGCCAGATGGTTCCCGGCGCATCAGTAA
- a CDS encoding DUF805 domain-containing protein has product MKSHLPEYNGSFRHVLFGFEGRCSRKDYFLKYLLPIFSAGAGLIYLSTWAKAESFIVDFESVPAGLFLIVLNALNLWTFIAAGKKRCQDMDRSPWFLSLNLVPLAGIYVFIALVFESGTNGPNKYGRPAE; this is encoded by the coding sequence GTGAAAAGCCATTTGCCCGAGTATAATGGATCCTTCAGACACGTTTTGTTTGGATTTGAAGGACGTTGCTCACGGAAGGATTATTTTCTTAAATATCTTCTTCCAATCTTTTCGGCTGGCGCGGGCTTGATTTACCTTTCGACATGGGCAAAGGCGGAATCCTTCATTGTTGATTTTGAATCTGTTCCTGCTGGTTTGTTTTTGATTGTTTTGAATGCTTTGAATTTATGGACTTTCATTGCCGCAGGAAAAAAACGTTGCCAAGACATGGATCGTTCCCCATGGTTCTTGTCGTTGAATTTGGTTCCTTTGGCCGGGATTTATGTTTTTATAGCGCTGGTATTCGAAAGCGGGACAAATGGGCCCAACAAATATGGGCGACCTGCCGAATAG
- the mltG gene encoding endolytic transglycosylase MltG, which produces MARKRTLLITTLLLALCIGGVCAHFAYKAWQEHRFLTVPPETPGRPVEFVVEKGQPLSTIARNLKKAGVITESRRFTRLAALNHKGGSVRAGRFLLNTGWTPGQVLDVLTTTPGILERIGIREGLPWWEVAHKVEEAGMGSFEDFDRAVHDTDLLRQYGIQAESAEGYLFPETYLLSPPETGKARYMAETMLKQFFVNAQQAWPGGLPPWEEMHRVVTLASIVEKETGAAQERIRIAGVFANRLKKHMLLQTDPTIIYGLGPRFDGNLTRKHLRDTSNPYNTYTKAGLPPGPICSPGLESILAAQHPEEHRYLYFVAKGDGTHHFSRTLKEHNDAVVKYQIRRNRKTYRSAPQTAEQ; this is translated from the coding sequence ATGGCTCGAAAACGCACACTCCTCATAACCACGCTGCTGCTGGCTCTCTGTATCGGTGGCGTTTGCGCCCACTTCGCATACAAGGCCTGGCAGGAACACCGGTTCCTGACCGTGCCCCCGGAAACCCCGGGCAGGCCGGTCGAATTCGTTGTGGAGAAGGGACAGCCCCTGTCCACCATAGCCCGCAACCTCAAGAAGGCGGGCGTCATCACCGAATCCCGCCGTTTCACGCGCCTGGCCGCCCTGAACCACAAAGGCGGATCGGTCCGCGCGGGCCGGTTCCTGCTCAATACCGGATGGACGCCCGGCCAGGTGCTGGACGTGCTGACCACCACCCCGGGCATTCTGGAACGCATCGGCATCCGCGAGGGCCTGCCCTGGTGGGAGGTGGCGCACAAGGTGGAGGAAGCGGGCATGGGGTCCTTTGAGGACTTCGACCGGGCGGTGCACGACACGGACCTGCTGCGCCAATACGGCATCCAGGCGGAAAGCGCCGAAGGCTACCTGTTCCCCGAGACCTACCTGCTCTCCCCGCCCGAGACCGGCAAGGCCCGGTACATGGCGGAAACCATGCTCAAGCAGTTCTTTGTCAACGCGCAGCAGGCCTGGCCTGGAGGGCTGCCCCCCTGGGAAGAGATGCACCGCGTGGTCACCCTGGCCTCCATCGTGGAAAAGGAGACCGGCGCGGCCCAGGAACGCATACGCATCGCGGGCGTCTTCGCCAACCGGCTCAAGAAACACATGCTCCTGCAGACCGACCCCACCATCATCTACGGGCTGGGGCCGCGGTTTGACGGCAACCTGACGCGCAAGCACCTCAGGGATACTTCCAACCCCTACAACACCTATACGAAGGCGGGACTTCCCCCGGGGCCCATATGCTCCCCGGGCCTGGAAAGCATCCTGGCCGCCCAGCACCCCGAAGAGCATCGCTATCTCTATTTCGTGGCCAAGGGGGACGGCACCCACCACTTCAGCAGGACCCTGAAGGAGCACAACGACGCCGTGGTCAAATACCAGATCCGGCGCAACCGCAAGACCTACCGGTCCGCCCCGCAGACAGCCGAGCAATAA